In Macadamia integrifolia cultivar HAES 741 chromosome 1, SCU_Mint_v3, whole genome shotgun sequence, a single window of DNA contains:
- the LOC122076128 gene encoding uncharacterized protein LOC122076128: MGLGFPVCVQCGTASNPCRCKVVGPTLGFLAFVATGVVEWPIGALVYCFRHSKGRRIMAHPASVVYPSVASAIPI, encoded by the coding sequence ATGGGTTTGGGATTTCCGGTATGTGTTCAGTGTGGGACGGCGAGCAACCCTTGCCGGTGCAAGGTGGTTGGGCCTACGCTTGGCTTCTTGGCGTTTGTGGCTACAGGGGTTGTGGAATGGCCTATTGGAGCTTTGGTTTATTGCTTCCGACACTCCAAGGGTCGCCGTATAATGGCTCATCCTGCATCTGTTGTTTATCCTTCCGTCGCCAGTGCCATTCCTATTTGA
- the LOC122076144 gene encoding uncharacterized protein LOC122076144: MSSFPQFKIFFVFLFSSIHLTLSLNHHIINFRSPNLFPEGLAWDPRAQHFVVGSLHDRSIKAISDAGVVESLISDTDLPPEVTIVGLAVDSVKRRLLAVIHAFDPHPPFNALAAYDLRSRQRLFLAPLTDPTSSDRQIANAVTVDYGGNAYVTNSAGNFIWKVTIKGEPSIFSRSPLFTSQHVYRDELYSSCGLNGVAYVRNGFLLVVQSNTGKLFKVDLDDGVAQMVLLEKDLTAADGIAVRVDGALVVVSQHKAWFLKSKDGWGEAVVYDETALDADRFPTSVAIREDKRAYVVYGQVDKGIAGNVEISEFGIEEIVSSVDNKEEAVWLYVLIGLGLAYFTYWRFQMGRLVKNMNKKTA; the protein is encoded by the coding sequence atGTCTTCGTTCCCTCAATTTAAGatcttcttcgtcttcctctTCTCATCGATTCATCTAACTCTCTCCTTAAATCACCATATAATCAATTTCCGATCACCAAATCTCTTCCCAGAAGGCTTAGCTTGGGACCCAAGAGCCCAGCACTTCGTCGTCGGCTCCCTTCATGATCGTTCCATTAAAGCCATCTCCGACGCCGGCGTCGTAGAATCTCTCATCTCCGACACAGACCTTCCACCCGAGGTAACCATCGTCGGCCTCGCCGTCGATTCCGTCAAGCGCCGCCTCCTCGCCGTTATCCACGCCTTCGATCCTCACCCTCCGTTCAACGCTCTCGCCGCCTATGATCTCCGCTCGCGCCAACGTCTCTTCCTTGCCCCACTCACTGATCCCACTTCCTCCGACCGTCAAATCGCTAACGCCGTCACCGTCGATTACGGCGGCAATGCTTACGTCACCAACTCCGCCGGCAACTTCATCTGGAAAGTCACCATCAAAGGAGAACCGTCGATTTTTTCAAGATCGCCTCTCTTTACTTCCCAACACGTGTATCGCGATGAACTCTACAGTTCCTGCGGGCTTAACGGCGTTGCTTACGTCAGAAATGGGTTTCTCCTCGTGGTTCAGAGCAACACGGGAAAATTATTCAAAGTCGACCTCGACGACGGCGTAGCTCAAATGGTGTTGTTAGAGAAGGACTTGACGGCGGCAGATGGGATCGCCGTTAGAGTTGACGGCGCTCTGGTGGTAGTTTCGCAGCATAAAGCTTGGTTTCTAAAAAGCAAGGATGGTTGGGGAGAAGCAGTTGTATATGACGAAACTGCCCTTGATGCCGATAGGTTTCCTACTTCGGTTGCGATTAGAGAGGATAAAAGGGCTTATGTGGTATATGGGCAGGTGGATAAGGGTATTGCTGGAAATGTAGAGATATCTGAGTTTGGTATAGAAGAAATAGTTTCGTCTGTGGATAATAAAGAGGAGGCCGTTTGGTTATATGTTTTGATTGGGCTGGGCTTGGCTTATTTCACGTATTGGAGGTTTCAGATGGGCCGGCTTGTTAAGAACATGAACAAGAAAACTGCTTAA
- the LOC122073828 gene encoding uncharacterized protein LOC122073828 has translation MPFGVGIPICVQCGTTGNPCRCKVVGPTVGFLAFVAAAVVEWPVGAVVYCFRHTKGRKIMAHPADVVLPSVTNAIPI, from the coding sequence ATGCCATTTGGTGTAGGAATTCCGATATGTGTCCAATGTGGGACGACAGGCAACCCTTGCCGGTGCAAGGTGGTAGGGCCGACGGTAGGATTCCTGGCGTTTGTGGCGGCGGCGGTGGTGGAGTGGCCGGTGGGAGCTGTGGTTTATTGCTTCAGGCACACCAAGGGTCGCAAGATCATGGCTCATCCTGCCGACGTTGTGCTTCCTTCTGTTACCAATGCCATCCCCATTTGA